The uncultured Desulfatiglans sp. DNA window CTTCGAGCATCATCTCCCCCATCTTCCGCATCCCCGCGTCATCTTCGACGAGCAGCAGGGTTTCCCCCCGGCCGCGCGGCGCCTGCCCCTGATCGGCCCCCCGATCCCCCTGCTGCACATCGTCCCCGACATGCCTCGGCAGGTAGATCCTGAAGGTCGAACCCTTCCCCGGCTCGCTGTAGACATGAACGAATCCGTTGTTCTGTTTGACAATGCCGTAAACCGTCGGCAGCCCGAGCCCTGTCCCCTCTCCAACCCCCTTCGTCGTAAAAAACGGCTCGAAGATCCGGTCGAGGGTCTCACGGTCCATCGATCGGCTGGTTGACGACATGCAGGTTGGTGAATCCATGCTCCTGAATAAGGCGGAGGGCGACCAACCGCTGAATAACCACCGCGTCATAAAGCCCCTCCGACAGTTGACGCAGGGCCTCCTCAAAGGTCGCGGTGGTGTGGATCTCCATCCCGCGGTCTTCCCTTCGCAGAAACTCCTCCGCATTGTCGGCCTTCATGACGCCGACCCTGCGCCCGCGCAGATCCTCCAGGTCGAAGATGTCGGCTGTCCCCTTTCGGACAACGATCGCCCCGTGCAGCGACATGTAAGGGAACGTGAAGTCGAAGAGCGCTTCCCGTTCCGGCGTACGTCCGACGAGCGGCAGCGCCCGCACCTCCCCCTTCTTGAGCCATCCCTTGACATCGGTCCAGGTGCCTTTGCGGAACGTGACATCCAGCCCCATCGTATTGACCGCCGCCCGCATGAGTTCGACCGAAAACCCGGTCGCACGCCCTTCCGCATCGGTAAAACAGAGGGGGGGGTAATCCACCTCCGCGGCGGAGGTGATCGGGGTCCTCGGGGACGGCCAATCCTCCTGCGCGAAGGAGATCTGGTAGGATGACAGTAAAAGAAAGGCAATGATCAGGAGGCGGAAGCCAAAAGAGGACGGATTTGCTCTCCGCTTCGCGAAAAACAAATCCGTCCCCTTTTTTTGCTTCTCCGGTTCCCGCATAGGTTCGACAGGCCTAGTTTCCATCCGGAAATGGTCTTTTTGGCCAATCTCGGCGTCAATCTGCACGTTTGCTTGTGCGGCGACCACAGGTCGCCTCCGCGCAAACGCTTGATTTCCATCCGGAAATGGTCTTTTTGGCCAATCTCGGCGTCAATCTGCACGTTTGCTTGTGCGGCGACCTGCAGGTCGCCTCCGCACAAACGCTTGATTTCCTTGATATTGGCCAAAAATCCTCATTTCCGGATTGGAAACTGAGTTCTACCGCGAAATCATTTCCGGATGGATACTAGCTAAAGTATCGCTTCAACGATAAAAAATAGCGCCTGCCGCCTGTTGGCACCTCATTCAAACGCTATCGGGTCAATTATCTGTCCAA harbors:
- a CDS encoding hypothetical protein (Evidence 5 : Unknown function), whose protein sequence is MDRETLDRIFEPFFTTKGVGEGTGLGLPTVYGIVKQNNGFVHVYSEPGKGSTFRIYLPRHVGDDVQQGDRGADQGQAPRGRGETLLLVEDDAGMRKMGEMMLEGLGYRVLAAESPQDAIRIVKEHPGGIQLLIIDVVMPDMNGRQLAEKLLEIEPNLKCLFMSGYTANVIAHHGVLDKDVHFIDKPFSIKAIAEKVRDIL
- a CDS encoding hypothetical protein (Evidence 5 : Unknown function), with product MRRPQVASAQTLDFHPEMVFLANLGVNLHVCLCGDLQVASAQTLDFLDIGQKSSFPDWKLSSTAKSFPDGY
- a CDS encoding hypothetical protein (Evidence 5 : Unknown function): MLLRFPHRFDRPSFHPEMVFLANLGVNLHVCLCGDHRSPPRKRLISIRKWSFWPISASICTFACAATCRSPPHKRLISLILAKNPHFRIGN
- a CDS encoding hypothetical protein (Evidence 5 : Unknown function) translates to MVAAQANVQIDAEIGQKDHFRMETRPVEPMREPEKQKKGTDLFFAKRRANPSSFGFRLLIIAFLLLSSYQISFAQEDWPSPRTPITSAAEVDYPPLCFTDAEGRATGFSVELMRAAVNTMGLDVTFRKGTWTDVKGWLKKGEVRALPLVGRTPEREALFDFTFPYMSLHGAIVVRKGTADIFDLEDLRGRRVGVMKADNAEEFLRREDRGMEIHTTATFEEALRQLSEGLYDAVVIQRLVALRLIQEHGFTNLHVVNQPIDGP